The Pirellulales bacterium DNA window GTTTACCTTATTCAGCCCGTTGCGTCCGAATTCCGTCACCAGCGCGCTCGTCGAGCGGCAGATGCAGCGATGGCCGGCTGCGCAGCAAGGCGAACGTCGCGAGGGCCCGGTTCCGGCGGCTGCCCAGCCGCGCGAGTCGGCCCAGGCGCGCCTCTCGGCAAGCCCGTTCTTGCCTTTGCGGGCCTTGCAGTGCGACGGCAGCGACGGGCACGTGACCATCCGCGGCCGCGTACCCACCCGGTATCTGAAAGACCTCTCGGCCCGGCTGGTCAAGTCGATCGGCGGCGTCGAGCGGGTGTCGAACGAAGTCGAGGTGCTGCCGCTCGGCTGCCACGCCTAGGCGGCGGGCAACGTAGGGTGGGACCAGCGAGCTTGCGAGCGCCGGCCCACCATTTATAGACGTCGCTTCTG harbors:
- a CDS encoding BON domain-containing protein — its product is MFTLFSPLRPNSVTSALVERQMQRWPAAQQGERREGPVPAAAQPRESAQARLSASPFLPLRALQCDGSDGHVTIRGRVPTRYLKDLSARLVKSIGGVERVSNEVEVLPLGCHA